One genomic region from Mesorhizobium terrae encodes:
- a CDS encoding glutathione S-transferase family protein, whose protein sequence is MKPISEPIFTSGFPLGSSAGLVAAFEWLGQPYRLTRVDMLGEMREAPYKRLNGRVETPVLITDEGRVLTETMAIALWLEARDTERRISFEPGTPEADRMHQYIAFLNTGFTGAFFSMWVALEADDASEEERETLRKFGRSFVAKRHEQLEAMIGDSPYLLGDKPTLADAVFAGVARWVEFHKAIDPRDYPRILALRQRIEADPAFRFAVAIEDGKPAIGSGAMKGLVPLEDVLRDTGAALAA, encoded by the coding sequence ATGAAACCGATTTCCGAACCGATCTTCACCTCCGGCTTTCCGCTCGGCTCGTCCGCCGGGCTCGTCGCCGCCTTCGAATGGCTCGGCCAGCCCTACCGCCTGACCCGCGTGGACATGCTGGGCGAGATGCGCGAGGCCCCCTACAAGCGCCTGAACGGCCGGGTGGAAACGCCTGTGCTGATCACCGATGAGGGCCGCGTGCTGACCGAGACCATGGCGATCGCGCTGTGGCTGGAGGCGCGCGACACCGAGCGCCGCATCAGCTTCGAACCCGGCACGCCGGAAGCTGACCGCATGCACCAGTACATCGCCTTCCTCAACACCGGCTTCACCGGCGCGTTCTTCTCCATGTGGGTGGCGCTGGAGGCGGACGACGCCTCCGAGGAAGAGCGCGAGACGCTACGCAAATTCGGCCGCAGCTTCGTCGCCAAGCGCCACGAGCAGCTCGAGGCGATGATCGGCGACAGCCCGTATCTGCTCGGCGACAAGCCGACTCTTGCCGATGCGGTGTTTGCCGGCGTGGCGCGCTGGGTGGAGTTCCACAAGGCGATCGACCCGCGTGACTATCCGCGCATCCTGGCGCTGCGCCAGCGGATCGAGGCCGATCCCGCCTTCCGCTTCGCCGTGGCGATCGAGGACGGCAAGCCGGCCATCGGCAGCGGCGCGATGAAGGGGCTGGTCCCGCTGGAAGACGTGCTGCGCGACACCGGCGCCGCGCTCGCCGCCTAA
- a CDS encoding LysR family transcriptional regulator: MLNLNDLQFFTQAVDSGGFASAARRLGFPKSTISKRVAALEATLGVQLIHRTSRNFTLTDVGRDVYDHARAAMIEAEAAEAVVHRRLAEPSGIVRITTSVPTAQFRLAPRLPLLARQYPKLRVQLHVTDRFVDLVQDGFDIAVRSHFGPLPDSDLVHRRMGKEKITLVAAPSYIAERGEPATPEALSDHEGLFNNMTIKAWRLSDAEGRTVEVTPQPRLYADESVPLLMAAEAGLGVVCLPEMISAQARRQGRLVRVLPGWTAGSVITSILTPQKRGQLPAVRAVIDFLLQKETVDTYAAGWMHG, translated from the coding sequence ATGCTGAACCTCAACGATCTCCAGTTCTTTACCCAGGCGGTCGATAGCGGCGGCTTCGCATCCGCGGCCCGGCGCCTTGGCTTTCCGAAATCGACGATCAGCAAGCGGGTGGCCGCGCTGGAGGCGACACTCGGGGTGCAACTGATCCACCGCACGTCGCGCAATTTCACGCTGACCGATGTCGGACGCGACGTCTACGATCATGCCCGCGCCGCGATGATCGAGGCGGAAGCGGCCGAGGCCGTCGTGCATCGGCGCCTGGCGGAACCGAGCGGCATTGTGCGGATCACGACATCGGTACCGACCGCCCAGTTCCGGCTGGCGCCGCGCTTGCCGCTGCTTGCGCGCCAATATCCGAAGCTGCGTGTCCAGCTTCATGTCACCGATCGTTTCGTCGATCTGGTGCAGGACGGTTTCGACATCGCGGTCCGCAGCCATTTCGGGCCGCTGCCGGATTCCGATCTCGTCCATCGGCGCATGGGCAAGGAGAAGATCACGCTGGTCGCGGCGCCGTCCTATATCGCGGAGCGCGGCGAGCCTGCGACGCCCGAGGCCCTGAGCGACCATGAAGGATTGTTCAACAACATGACGATCAAGGCCTGGCGCCTCAGCGACGCGGAGGGGCGCACGGTTGAGGTCACCCCGCAGCCGCGCCTCTATGCGGACGAATCCGTACCGCTGTTGATGGCGGCGGAAGCGGGGCTGGGCGTCGTCTGCCTGCCGGAAATGATCTCGGCGCAGGCGCGGCGGCAAGGACGGTTGGTGCGGGTATTGCCGGGGTGGACCGCAGGCAGCGTCATCACCTCGATCCTGACGCCGCAAAAGCGCGGACAGCTTCCCGCCGTGCGCGCAGTGATCGATTTCCTGCTGCAGAAGGAGACGGTCGATACCTATGCGGCGGGATGGATGCATGGTTGA
- a CDS encoding cation diffusion facilitator family transporter — MSGDHQHGDLETTPASRLWMALGLTGTFLIVEIVGGIVTGSLALISDAMHMLTDAMALAIALLAIRIGRRQADLLRTYGYARFEILAAAFNAMLLLAVAFYILYEAYKRLFETQEIASLGMLAIAVVGLLVNLTSMRLLTSHKDKSLNVKGAYLEVWADMLGSVGVIAGAIIIWLTGWQWVDSLIAVGIGFMVFPRTWVLLKECVNILLEGVPPGMKLSEVEAAIAGTPGVASVHDLHLWAITQSKVSLTAHAVLGEGADAETVRRAAETVLREKFDLHHTTLQMERETCSPLEAIH, encoded by the coding sequence ATGAGCGGCGACCACCAGCACGGCGATCTTGAGACGACACCGGCCTCGCGACTGTGGATGGCGCTCGGGCTGACCGGCACCTTCCTGATCGTCGAGATCGTCGGCGGCATCGTTACCGGCAGCCTGGCGCTGATTTCCGACGCCATGCACATGCTGACCGACGCCATGGCCCTTGCCATCGCGTTGCTTGCCATTCGCATCGGCCGCCGGCAGGCGGATTTGCTGCGCACCTACGGCTACGCCCGCTTCGAGATACTGGCAGCGGCCTTCAACGCCATGCTGTTGCTGGCGGTGGCGTTCTACATTCTCTACGAGGCCTACAAGCGGTTGTTCGAGACGCAGGAGATCGCCTCGCTCGGCATGCTGGCCATCGCTGTTGTCGGCCTGCTGGTCAACCTGACGTCGATGCGACTGCTCACCAGCCACAAGGACAAGAGCCTCAACGTCAAGGGCGCCTATCTGGAAGTCTGGGCCGACATGCTGGGTTCGGTCGGCGTCATTGCCGGCGCGATCATCATCTGGCTGACCGGCTGGCAATGGGTGGATTCGCTGATCGCCGTCGGCATCGGCTTCATGGTCTTCCCGCGCACCTGGGTGCTGCTCAAGGAATGCGTCAACATCCTGCTCGAAGGCGTGCCGCCGGGCATGAAACTGTCGGAGGTCGAGGCTGCGATCGCCGGAACTCCTGGCGTCGCCTCGGTGCATGACCTGCATCTGTGGGCGATCACCCAGAGCAAGGTTTCGCTGACCGCGCATGCTGTGCTGGGCGAGGGCGCGGACGCCGAGACCGTTCGCCGGGCGGCTGAAACGGTGCTGCGCGAAAAGTTCGATCTGCACCACACCACGCTGCAGATGGAGCGCGAGACCTGTTCGCCGCTCGAGGCCATTCATTAG
- a CDS encoding SixA phosphatase family protein codes for MKRLLLLRHAKSSWDNPDLADVERPLAPRGIEAALLMGRTIAQRNWLPDRALVSSAERTLETWRLVSGEWTSRPEASFSHALYEAPADAILAEIRNNNEADETLMVVGHNPGLETLAGSLIADTSHRKLAKALSEKFPTGALALFEYDGDWARLDSGAATLTHFLRPKDLG; via the coding sequence ATGAAACGGCTTCTTCTGCTGCGCCACGCCAAGTCGAGCTGGGACAATCCCGATCTCGCCGATGTCGAGCGCCCGCTGGCGCCGCGCGGCATCGAGGCAGCATTGCTGATGGGGCGCACCATCGCGCAGCGCAACTGGCTGCCCGACCGCGCCCTGGTCTCGTCGGCGGAGCGCACCCTCGAAACCTGGCGCCTGGTCTCCGGTGAATGGACCTCACGACCCGAGGCAAGTTTCTCGCACGCGCTCTACGAGGCGCCGGCTGATGCGATCCTGGCCGAAATACGCAACAATAACGAAGCCGACGAGACGCTGATGGTGGTCGGCCACAATCCCGGCCTTGAAACCCTGGCTGGAAGCCTCATCGCCGACACGTCGCACCGCAAGCTGGCGAAAGCCTTGAGCGAGAAATTCCCGACCGGCGCCCTGGCGCTTTTCGAATATGATGGCGACTGGGCAAGGCTCGACTCCGGCGCTGCCACCCTCACCCATTTCCTGCGACCGAAGGATCTCGGCTAA
- the purN gene encoding phosphoribosylglycinamide formyltransferase — protein MRPQRKRTAILISGRGSNMTALIAAAANPDFPAEIVGVISDRSDAAGIGLAIARGIPAQVIPRADHASKEAHDAAIDAALAGLGTELVALAGYMRLLTTPFVEKWQGRMINIHPALLPAFKGLDTHRRALETGMRIHGCTVHFVTPAMDEGPIIAQAAVPVLLGDSEDALAARVLKAEHHIYPMALKLVAEGKARMAEGRTVFTGLAENDTLSGTVVAAPNPLRAEVDLEHLARITP, from the coding sequence ATGAGACCACAACGCAAGCGCACCGCGATCCTCATTTCCGGCCGCGGCTCCAACATGACCGCGCTGATCGCCGCTGCCGCCAATCCCGACTTCCCGGCCGAGATCGTCGGCGTCATCTCCGACAGGTCGGACGCCGCCGGCATTGGCCTTGCCATCGCGCGTGGCATTCCGGCGCAGGTCATTCCCCGCGCCGACCATGCTAGCAAGGAAGCGCATGACGCCGCGATCGACGCCGCCCTTGCCGGTCTCGGCACCGAACTGGTGGCGCTGGCCGGCTATATGCGCCTGCTCACCACGCCGTTCGTCGAGAAATGGCAGGGCCGGATGATCAACATCCACCCCGCGCTGCTGCCCGCCTTCAAGGGCCTGGACACGCATCGGCGCGCGCTGGAAACCGGAATGCGCATCCATGGCTGCACCGTGCATTTCGTCACGCCGGCCATGGACGAAGGACCGATCATCGCGCAGGCCGCAGTGCCCGTCTTGCTCGGCGACAGCGAAGACGCACTTGCCGCGCGCGTGCTGAAAGCCGAGCACCACATCTACCCGATGGCGCTGAAGCTCGTCGCGGAAGGCAAGGCGCGCATGGCGGAAGGCCGCACCGTGTTTACCGGCCTTGCCGAAAACGATACGCTGTCAGGCACCGTGGTCGCCGCGCCCAATCCGCTGCGTGCCGAGGTCGATCTGGAGCATCTGGCGCGCATCACGCCTTAA
- the purM gene encoding phosphoribosylformylglycinamidine cyclo-ligase, whose protein sequence is MNERTNGLTYADAGVDIDAGNLMVEKIKPLVRATRRPGADGEIGGFGGLFDLKAAGFSDPVLVAANDGVGTKLKIAIDAGKHDTIGIDLVAMCVNDLVVQGAEPLFFLDYFATGKLDPDHGVAIVSGIAEGCRQAGCALIGGETAEMPGMYQEKDYDLAGFAVGAAERGQLLPTNDIVEGDVLLGLASSGPHSNGYSLIRRIVAASGLAWDAKAPFAPGMTLAEALLEPTRIYVKSILRAIRNTHGIKALAHITGGGFPDNIPRVLPKEFSAELDLDAIDVPPVFSWLAKTGGVAPHEMMRTFNCGIGMVVVVASGQAAQVAAVLQEAGETVTPIGRIVPRRDSGVLYRGTIGL, encoded by the coding sequence ATGAACGAACGAACCAACGGGCTTACCTATGCCGATGCAGGCGTCGACATCGACGCCGGCAACCTGATGGTGGAAAAGATCAAGCCGCTGGTGCGGGCAACCCGCCGCCCGGGCGCCGACGGCGAGATCGGCGGCTTCGGCGGCCTGTTCGACCTCAAGGCCGCGGGCTTCTCGGACCCGGTTCTGGTGGCCGCCAATGACGGCGTCGGCACCAAGCTGAAAATCGCCATCGACGCCGGGAAGCATGACACGATCGGCATCGACCTCGTCGCCATGTGCGTCAACGACCTCGTCGTGCAGGGCGCCGAACCGCTGTTCTTCCTCGATTATTTCGCCACCGGAAAGCTCGACCCGGATCACGGCGTAGCCATTGTCAGCGGCATCGCCGAAGGCTGCCGCCAGGCCGGCTGCGCGCTGATCGGCGGCGAAACCGCCGAAATGCCCGGCATGTACCAGGAAAAGGACTACGACCTCGCGGGTTTCGCCGTCGGCGCGGCTGAGCGTGGTCAACTGCTGCCGACCAACGACATCGTCGAGGGCGATGTCCTGCTTGGGCTTGCCTCGTCCGGGCCGCATTCCAACGGCTATTCGCTGATCCGCCGCATCGTCGCCGCGAGCGGCCTCGCCTGGGATGCAAAGGCACCATTCGCGCCCGGCATGACGCTGGCCGAGGCCCTGCTCGAGCCGACCCGCATCTATGTGAAGTCGATCCTCAGGGCGATCCGCAACACGCATGGCATCAAGGCGCTGGCGCACATCACCGGCGGCGGTTTTCCCGACAACATCCCGCGCGTGCTGCCCAAGGAATTTTCAGCCGAGCTCGACCTCGACGCCATCGACGTGCCGCCGGTCTTCTCGTGGCTGGCCAAGACGGGCGGCGTCGCGCCGCACGAGATGATGCGCACCTTCAACTGCGGCATCGGCATGGTCGTGGTGGTGGCCTCGGGCCAGGCAGCGCAAGTCGCCGCCGTTTTGCAGGAGGCCGGCGAGACGGTGACGCCGATCGGCCGCATCGTGCCGCGCCGCGACAGCGGCGTGCTTTATCGGGGAACGATCGGCCTATGA
- a CDS encoding CDP-alcohol phosphatidyltransferase family protein, with protein sequence MTIPNLISILRLLLVPGVVLAMLQARWDWAFAGFVVAGISDGVDGFIARQFNQRSRLGAYLDPMADKLLLVSVFVVLGLVNQLPLWLVVAVVSRDGLIICAVVLSSVMGHPVEMKPLLVSKANTAIQIILAAEVLAELTFGMHLDPLRSALIILSGLLTVASAAAYLVAWLRHMSGNGEGNTSGT encoded by the coding sequence ATCACAATTCCCAACCTGATCTCCATCCTCCGCCTGCTCTTGGTGCCGGGCGTGGTGCTGGCCATGCTGCAAGCGCGCTGGGACTGGGCTTTCGCCGGCTTCGTGGTCGCCGGCATATCGGACGGCGTCGATGGTTTCATTGCCCGCCAGTTCAACCAGCGCTCACGGCTCGGCGCCTATCTCGACCCGATGGCGGACAAGCTTTTGCTGGTTTCCGTCTTCGTCGTCCTCGGCCTGGTCAACCAACTGCCGCTATGGCTGGTCGTGGCGGTGGTTTCCCGCGACGGGCTGATCATCTGCGCGGTGGTGCTGTCGTCGGTGATGGGCCATCCGGTCGAAATGAAGCCCCTGCTGGTTTCCAAGGCAAACACCGCAATCCAGATCATCCTGGCGGCGGAGGTGCTGGCCGAACTCACCTTCGGCATGCATCTCGATCCGCTTCGCTCGGCCCTGATAATCCTGTCCGGGCTCTTGACCGTGGCTTCGGCCGCAGCCTATCTCGTGGCTTGGCTGAGGCATATGAGCGGTAATGGCGAAGGCAACACTTCCGGAACCTGA
- a CDS encoding AI-2E family transporter, with product MAKATLPEPEHDAAEALAAAAFRRQLRFWLISAIGLIGFLYLFSDILLPFVAGMVLAYFLDPVADRLERLGLSRVMATVVILIGFIVTLVLAFVILVPVLASQMAGFAAKLPEYLTRLQTLVTSFDPKWLEQKFGVDAAGLREGLNSALTSGLGLLTTVFQSLWNSGKALVSVVSLFVITPVVAFYMLLDWDRMVGTVDKWVPRDHVETVRQIATDINTATAGFVRGQGTLCLVLGAMYAIGLTLTGLNFGILIGLFAGLISFIPYVGSLTGLVLALGVALVQFWPDWAMIVAVAGVFFVGQFIEGNILSPKLVGKSVGLHPVWLMFALFAFGALFGFVGLLIAVPAAAAIAVLVRFAISRYLESPLYKGHGIEPPPLASRRDKARRG from the coding sequence ATGGCGAAGGCAACACTTCCGGAACCTGAACACGACGCGGCCGAGGCCCTGGCCGCCGCCGCATTCCGTCGGCAACTGCGCTTCTGGCTAATCAGCGCCATTGGCTTGATCGGTTTCCTCTATCTGTTCAGCGATATCCTGCTGCCTTTCGTGGCCGGCATGGTGCTTGCCTATTTCCTGGATCCCGTCGCCGATCGGCTCGAACGGCTTGGGCTGTCGCGTGTCATGGCGACGGTGGTGATCCTGATTGGCTTCATCGTCACCCTGGTTCTGGCCTTCGTGATCCTGGTGCCGGTGCTCGCCTCGCAGATGGCGGGTTTTGCCGCCAAGCTGCCCGAATATCTGACCCGCCTGCAGACGCTGGTCACCAGCTTCGATCCGAAATGGCTGGAACAGAAATTCGGCGTCGACGCAGCAGGGCTGAGGGAAGGGCTGAATTCGGCGCTGACCTCCGGCCTCGGCCTGCTGACCACCGTGTTCCAGTCGCTGTGGAATTCCGGCAAGGCGCTGGTTTCGGTGGTGTCGCTGTTCGTGATCACACCTGTGGTCGCCTTCTACATGCTGCTCGACTGGGACCGCATGGTCGGGACCGTCGACAAATGGGTGCCGCGCGATCATGTCGAGACGGTGCGCCAGATCGCCACCGACATTAACACGGCCACCGCCGGTTTCGTGCGCGGGCAGGGCACGCTCTGCCTTGTACTCGGCGCGATGTATGCGATCGGGCTGACGCTGACCGGCCTCAATTTCGGTATCCTGATCGGCCTGTTCGCCGGCCTGATCTCCTTCATTCCCTATGTCGGTTCGCTGACCGGCCTTGTTCTGGCGCTGGGCGTGGCGCTCGTCCAGTTCTGGCCGGATTGGGCGATGATCGTCGCCGTTGCCGGCGTCTTCTTCGTCGGACAGTTCATCGAGGGCAACATCTTGTCGCCGAAGCTGGTCGGCAAGAGCGTTGGGCTCCATCCGGTGTGGCTGATGTTCGCGCTGTTCGCCTTCGGCGCGCTGTTCGGCTTTGTCGGCCTGCTGATCGCGGTGCCTGCGGCTGCCGCCATCGCCGTGCTCGTCCGCTTCGCCATCTCCCGCTATCTCGAATCGCCGCTCTACAAGGGGCACGGTATCGAGCCACCACCTCTGGCCAGCCGGCGCGACAAGGCGCGGCGCGGATAA
- the hdaA gene encoding DnaA regulatory inactivator HdaA: MERPRQIPLDLGHGTAYSRDDLVVSSSNAEAAALVDRWPDWPAPVVVLAGPAGSGKTHLAAIWREMADARVVEAGQVEAAAATFDGRPVLVDDIDTGTLDQEGLFHLINAVRGGGSQLLLTARRFPAAWGATLPDLVSRLKAAATVEIHEPDDVLLAGVITKLFADRQVEVEPHVVQYLVRRIERSLATAMRVVERLDRLALEEKARITRSMAADAVNALDEGQGEFEL, translated from the coding sequence ATGGAACGGCCACGACAGATTCCGCTCGATCTCGGGCACGGCACCGCCTATTCGCGTGACGATCTGGTGGTTTCCAGCTCCAATGCGGAAGCCGCCGCGCTGGTCGACCGCTGGCCGGACTGGCCTGCGCCGGTCGTCGTGCTGGCCGGACCCGCCGGCTCGGGCAAGACGCATCTGGCAGCGATCTGGCGCGAGATGGCCGATGCACGGGTTGTCGAAGCCGGGCAGGTCGAAGCGGCCGCGGCGACATTCGATGGCCGGCCGGTGCTGGTCGACGACATTGACACCGGTACGCTGGACCAGGAAGGGCTGTTCCATCTCATCAATGCGGTGCGCGGCGGCGGTTCGCAATTATTGCTCACCGCCCGGCGCTTTCCCGCCGCCTGGGGCGCGACGCTGCCGGATCTCGTATCCCGGCTGAAGGCGGCTGCGACCGTCGAAATCCACGAGCCGGACGACGTACTGCTCGCCGGCGTCATCACCAAGCTGTTCGCCGACCGTCAGGTCGAGGTCGAGCCGCACGTCGTGCAATATCTGGTCCGGCGCATCGAACGGTCGCTCGCCACCGCCATGCGTGTGGTCGAGCGTCTCGACCGGCTGGCGCTCGAGGAAAAGGCGCGCATCACACGCAGCATGGCGGCCGATGCCGTCAACGCGCTTGACGAGGGGCAGGGCGAGTTCGAGTTGTGA
- a CDS encoding ABC transporter ATP-binding protein, producing the protein MASVTLEKVKKDYGVVRVLNEVDLKIADGEFVVLVGPSGCGKSTLLRMIAGLEEVSGGDIRIGERVVNDVAPKDRDIAMVFQSYALYPHMNVSSNMGFSLMLRKADKTSIETRVDGAAKRLGLEPLLERLPRQLSGGQRQRVAMGRAIVRDPQVFLFDEPLSNLDAKLRTHMRTEIKALHQQLKTTSIYVTHDQTEAMTMADRIVVMHNGNVQQVGAPLELYDKPANIFVAGFIGSPAMNFLQATMVRQNIGQALFTDGQKLRLPDGLPLQEGASLTLGVRPEDIRIVDDGPLKAEVEVVEPLGMSTQYYVRVAGEQLRIYAIGRPGLAPGQTVRLAVEPAVQHIFDPESGNRVEAG; encoded by the coding sequence ATGGCTTCCGTCACGCTGGAAAAGGTCAAGAAGGACTATGGCGTCGTGCGCGTGCTCAACGAGGTCGATCTCAAGATCGCGGACGGTGAGTTCGTCGTGCTGGTCGGCCCGTCGGGTTGTGGCAAATCCACCCTTTTGCGCATGATCGCCGGCCTGGAGGAGGTTTCGGGCGGCGACATCCGCATCGGCGAGCGTGTCGTCAACGACGTCGCGCCGAAAGACCGCGACATCGCCATGGTGTTCCAGTCCTATGCGCTTTATCCGCATATGAACGTTTCTTCCAACATGGGTTTTAGCCTCATGCTTCGGAAGGCCGACAAGACCTCGATCGAGACGCGGGTCGATGGAGCTGCCAAGCGACTGGGGCTGGAACCCTTGCTGGAGCGCCTGCCCCGCCAGCTCTCCGGCGGCCAGCGCCAGCGTGTCGCCATGGGCCGCGCCATCGTGCGCGATCCGCAGGTGTTCCTGTTCGACGAGCCGCTGTCCAATCTGGATGCCAAGCTGCGCACCCATATGCGTACTGAAATCAAGGCGTTGCACCAGCAGCTTAAGACCACCTCGATCTACGTCACCCACGACCAGACCGAGGCCATGACCATGGCCGACCGCATCGTCGTCATGCACAATGGCAATGTGCAGCAGGTTGGCGCGCCGCTGGAACTCTACGACAAGCCTGCCAACATCTTCGTCGCCGGCTTCATCGGCTCGCCGGCGATGAATTTCCTGCAGGCGACGATGGTCAGGCAGAACATCGGCCAGGCCTTGTTCACCGACGGCCAGAAGCTTCGCCTGCCCGACGGGCTGCCGCTGCAAGAAGGAGCTTCGCTGACGCTCGGTGTGCGGCCGGAGGATATCCGGATCGTCGACGACGGCCCGCTCAAGGCCGAAGTCGAAGTCGTGGAACCGCTCGGCATGTCGACGCAATATTACGTGCGGGTGGCCGGCGAGCAGTTGCGCATCTACGCCATCGGCCGCCCCGGGCTGGCGCCAGGCCAGACGGTTCGCCTTGCCGTCGAACCGGCCGTCCAGCACATCTTCGATCCGGAGAGCGGAAATAGAGTGGAGGCTGGCTGA
- a CDS encoding carbohydrate ABC transporter permease encodes MIAGQTQSSRLIGGIGLYVAIAAYVLFALFPIYWTLKISVTPTSLLYSEGITLWPSRTTFANFSTVLSATDFPRYFMNSVIVSVSTAALVTVIATLAGYAMSRFTFRGKAALAIMLLLTQTFPLVMVIPPIYRMMGQIGLINSLTGLIIIYTAFNTAFATFLMQSFFDGIPKDLEEAAMIDGCTRAQAMRRVIVPLTLPGMGATLGFVFTAAWSELLFALMLISSDDKKTFAVGLLTYIGKFAVDWGQMMAASVLALIPVCIFFAFLQRYLVTGLTAGAVKG; translated from the coding sequence ATGATTGCCGGACAAACCCAATCCTCGCGCTTGATCGGCGGCATCGGCCTCTATGTCGCGATCGCCGCCTATGTGCTGTTCGCGCTGTTTCCGATCTACTGGACGCTGAAAATCTCGGTCACGCCGACCTCGCTGCTCTATTCGGAGGGCATCACGCTGTGGCCGTCGCGAACGACCTTCGCGAACTTCTCGACCGTGCTCTCCGCCACCGACTTTCCGCGCTATTTCATGAACAGCGTCATCGTCTCCGTGTCGACGGCGGCACTGGTCACCGTCATCGCCACGCTGGCCGGCTACGCCATGTCGCGCTTCACCTTCCGCGGCAAGGCGGCGCTCGCCATCATGCTGTTGCTGACGCAGACCTTTCCGCTGGTCATGGTCATCCCGCCGATCTACCGCATGATGGGCCAGATCGGGCTGATCAACAGCCTGACCGGCCTGATCATCATCTACACGGCCTTCAACACCGCTTTCGCCACCTTCCTGATGCAATCGTTCTTCGATGGCATTCCGAAGGACCTCGAAGAGGCCGCCATGATCGATGGCTGCACGCGCGCCCAGGCGATGCGCAGGGTGATCGTGCCGCTGACCTTGCCCGGCATGGGCGCGACGCTGGGTTTCGTCTTCACCGCAGCCTGGAGCGAACTCCTGTTCGCGCTGATGCTGATCTCGAGCGATGACAAGAAGACCTTCGCCGTCGGCCTGCTCACCTATATCGGCAAGTTCGCGGTCGACTGGGGTCAGATGATGGCCGCTTCGGTGCTGGCGCTGATCCCGGTCTGCATCTTCTTCGCCTTCCTGCAACGCTATCTCGTCACCGGGCTCACCGCCGGTGCGGTCAAGGGGTAA
- a CDS encoding carbohydrate ABC transporter permease — MTVAIDIAPPRRKGLSFASFEPWLYLSPAIVLLVTVLLVPLIIGISYSFRKFSAFKSEYVGLGQYQAMLTDPLLREALVNTAWWTIASLFFQFFLGLGLALLLDKPFAGRRVVQALVFLPWAVPSFLSGLTWAWLFNPIIGPVPHWLYALGLKAEPTNILSDPATAMWGPIIANVWFGIPFFAITLLAALKSIPSELHEAAAIDGATPWQRFTKVTLPFLAPTIAITVMLRTIWIATFADLIFVMTEGGPAGSTATMPVYIYVSAFKSLDKGYASAMAVLLLVLLILYAIVLIGIRRTLVRHV, encoded by the coding sequence ATGACCGTCGCCATCGACATCGCACCGCCGCGCCGCAAGGGCCTGTCCTTTGCGTCGTTCGAGCCGTGGCTCTATCTCAGCCCTGCCATCGTGCTTTTGGTGACGGTGCTTTTGGTGCCGCTGATCATCGGCATCAGCTATTCGTTCCGAAAATTCTCCGCCTTCAAATCGGAGTATGTCGGGCTCGGCCAATACCAGGCCATGCTGACCGACCCGCTGCTGCGCGAGGCCCTGGTCAACACCGCCTGGTGGACCATCGCCAGCCTGTTCTTCCAGTTTTTCCTCGGACTGGGCCTGGCGCTGTTGCTCGACAAGCCCTTCGCCGGCCGCCGCGTTGTCCAGGCGCTGGTGTTCCTGCCCTGGGCGGTGCCTTCCTTCCTTTCCGGCCTCACCTGGGCCTGGCTGTTCAACCCGATCATCGGACCCGTGCCGCACTGGCTCTACGCGCTGGGGCTGAAGGCGGAGCCGACGAACATTCTGTCCGACCCGGCAACCGCCATGTGGGGGCCGATCATCGCCAATGTCTGGTTCGGCATCCCGTTTTTCGCCATCACCTTGCTGGCGGCGCTGAAATCGATCCCTTCGGAACTGCATGAGGCGGCGGCCATCGACGGCGCCACGCCCTGGCAACGCTTCACCAAGGTGACGCTGCCCTTCCTTGCGCCGACGATTGCCATCACGGTGATGCTGCGCACGATCTGGATCGCCACCTTCGCCGACCTCATCTTCGTCATGACCGAGGGCGGGCCGGCCGGTTCGACCGCGACGATGCCGGTCTACATCTATGTCAGCGCCTTCAAATCGCTGGACAAGGGCTACGCCTCGGCGATGGCCGTGCTTCTGCTTGTCCTCCTGATCCTCTACGCGATCGTGCTCATCGGCATCCGTCGCACATTAGTGAGGCATGTCTGA